The genomic segment TTCAGGGCCTTCGACATAGTCTTCAGCGATGATCGTTCCGGAAATGGTATACCCTCTGCCGTTCGGCCCACGTCTCGTCTTGATAAACGAAACAGCGTTTTGAAAATCGCTTTCCTCCCGACAAATCGTGACGCCGACGCTGCCGCTCTCATCGACAGGTTTGACCACACAGGGGAACGTAACGTCACAATGCTGAATCCTGTCGATATCGAAGGTTGTGAAGCTCAGCGCATAGTCGCTTTTTTCCAGGGTTTTTCTAAGACAATTCTTAAACCTGCATTTTATCAACGCCTTCACGGCTGGACCGACCGACGGCGAAAACATGGAATTGACAAGAGCCGCCGGTAACAGTCTGAAATCATCGAAGGCCAGAATTCCGGCAATCTGCACGCCGGCTGCCTCCTCTTCGGCAAGGTAACCGGTCAGCGCAGTGATGTCATAGCTATCGAGAACTTTAACCTCTTTAAATATCCCGAATTTATCCCACAACGGCCTGGGGTAGTCCTTAATGCTTCCGCAAATGAAAATAACGTCATAGCCGAGCTCGACCGCCGCCTCGGCGCATTCCACTCCGTTACCGGCAAAATTCGTTTCCAGTATATAAATGGTTTTCATTTCAGGTTGCCCAAGTGAAGCAGGAACGGTTTAAACCGCTTTTCCAAACTACGTTCAAAAAATATTTCGCCTTTCCGTAGCCCTTTCTCATTATAAGGGAAAGAAAACAATTCATCTTCCGATTGGGTGCCAGATAGATAATTGATGATTATGGCGCGCTCTTCCCGGCTTTTCCCGTAGGTCAAGTTCAGACCGATGGACGATATCGCTATTCTGAGCTTACAGCCCTCATACCCCAACGCTTGACCGGGAGAGAGAGCAAGTTTAAACTTATCCAATGCCATTCTGCAAACGTCGATCGATTCCATATCCAGCCCCTCGACGAGAGGATCCAAACTCAGAATAACGCCATGGCCGGCTTCCGGTTCATGCTCAACCGCAATGAGTTCTCGGCCCTGCTCGCCATTAAATTCACTGACAAATCTTTTTAAGATATCCACCCTTCTGAGACAAGATTTAAGACTTGAAGTTGGTTTTGTTCTATGTTTAAAGCTATATTTCAGAAGATCAATACTATATTTAGATATGGATACATTTTTGTTAACGATTCTTTGTTTCAATTCGGTTATAAACGTCTTGGCTCCACAGCACCAGCCGATGCGGGCATTGGCAATATTGAACCGTTTTGACGTGCTTTTCACAGTGACGACTCTGGCATAATTGTCACCGGCCACAGACGCCAGCGCCGGAGTATAATCAAGCTCATACTCCGTCCCTGAAAAAACGCTATCCACAACGATCCAAGCTTTATAACATTCAGCCACTTTCGCTATTTTCGCCAACTCCGTCTCTTTATAGATCGCGCCGCCATGATTTGGATTTTGCAGGAGCAAAATAATGCCATTCCCATTCTTTTTCAGATAATTATTAAACTGAAAATATGTCATTTTATAATCATTATTTCTTTCTGTTTGAGCAACATCGAACTGCAAACCGTAATGTTCAGCCCATGAGGGAAAATTATGGTAAAAAGAGGCGGGCGCACAAACCCTTTTAACATTACTCTGTTTGATAATTTGTTCCATAATGTGACAAATCAATGCCGAAGAGCCATTATCCAGCGCTATATTACGGGCAATTTCGAAGGGTATGCCGTCATGGACAAAATCGGCCGTCAACATATCCAGCAATTCCCGGTCCTCGGATAAATACAGGTAATCATCCACGGACCCATTCTCCGGCGTCAGAAATTCTTCCATCGTTTTGGCAATGACATAGGGGTGGGGCCTGGACACGCCGTCACCGTGAGCATAGGACAGCACGTCGGCATCGAACATGGAGTTGTATGCTTTCAACCCCGTTTGGTTACGGCCTGCCAGAATCCGCCTGACCTCCAGCAATTGCCCATGCCAGTCCCTGTTTATGAGCTCCACTTTTCATGAAACTCCCGATATTGACGAAAAAGCGCCCTCGCATAGGCTTCCAGATCGCTAAAATACAGAGGCGTCAGTTTTATCCCCGTCACAGCCTCGACAATGTCTTTCGCCTGATCGGTGTAGTCGAGGAATCCATCGCTGCTGATCGAATCGATGCCGTCGAATGTCTGGCCTTTTCGGTTGACCCTTACCGCCTCGGCCGGGTCGATCCCGGTCGGGAGGGCCAGTTTGAATGCGCCATCGACCAGCCTGACGGGGTAACCGCCGACCAGACCTTTAAGGCCGGGGGCGTGCAATACTTGGCCGGTGTCTTTGCCAAGCAGTGCCTCAATGATACTGACGGCGGAAGATGATGTCACCCACATCCCTTCTTTTCCCCTCGGTCTGGCGAAGCGATTTTTTATGTCGTCGCATGCGGTTTCAATATCCACATCGTCGGTGACGTCGCTTTCCCCATCGTGGTAGAATCTGATGATGAAAGGAGTTCCCCGGCTGCTGCCGAAACGAGGGATTGAATTGCTTACGGCATGATGCGCGACCAGGGATGCCGTAATGGATCGGCTCTCGACATTGAGTTGATGCGCCGCCGCCAATTCAAACGCCGGAACGATATTGGCCAGATTTCCAATCCCTATTGTCGGGGCAAGCCCAATTTCAGCCAGTATGGGGTTCACGGCGTCGGGGAAGGCTGAGTTGATAACCGTGGTGTTGAGTTGCGAGGCATGAACCGCCCGCATCAGCTTGTAGACCGGCAAAAGATGCATCGAGGTCCAGGGACCGACGCCGGCGAGTGCTATCGCCTTGTTGATCGGCGCCGGCAGCTCTCCAAACGTCCAATAGGCCTGTAATGTTGCCGTGTTGAAGACGATATCCGGCTTTAACCGCGACAATACCTCTGTGGTCCGCGATTCCCGATCCAGGTCCATCTCAACGATGCCGATCTCGGGCGAGGCATGATTACGACATGAGATTCGGGTTAAATTCGCGATCGATTTCGCCGCGTTTGAGTTTCTGGCTGCAATGACCATCCTGCCCACGCTCCCTCTCCAGGACAGCTGCAACACGACCATTCTCGCCAGAACGCCACTCCCTATTATCAAAACCGTTTTCATATCGGCGCCATTATTATGGTCGGCGTACTGATACTTTAACGGCCCCTTATCATAAAAACTTTCGATAGGCAAGGATAATCTGCCAGGCGACGTCATGGGCGGGCGCAACGCAACCGTTTTGTGGAAACAATCCCTGCAAAGCCTATGGTTGCGCCCGGGGCCAGGTTTCCCACAAAGGCATGCTCCTTCCCCTTGCCGAGCCGACAGGGAACCCTTTCGGATATACTCCAAACCTTCAGACCGTTTCAGCCTGATGTATGGTCGATCAGACAATGAATTATATGGCCTCGCCCTCCGGCTCCGGCCAACCACACAACCTTCAGCTCTTGCTGGCCCCGGCAACCGGACGCTTGATACCGACTCTTGGCCTGATGATTCTTCAGCCAAACCCGCAAACCCATGGCAAGCGGCATATTAGACGAAATCAGACGATAATCGCCATCCCCGATTCCTTCCGGAATCATTGAGCCCCCCGTGGCGATACCGAAAAAGCCATGACGATCGCACTTGCAAAGACCCAAAGTTATCGCCAAGCCGGGAATTCGCATTCATGTTGTAAATGCCCAATGGTGAACCATCTGACATAGCCCGTAACCGGGACGTCGGTATCAAACGCAAAACGGCGAAAGGACTCCCGATACCGCACCCGGTAAGAGCGCGCAAACCCTATCTTAGAGCGAGTATATATGAAAACACACCTTTAAAGAGCAAGCAACGCAATCGACTCGATCGCTTGAGGAAACATGGCCTTCCCAAATGCCTTGAACGCCTCAAACCGGCAGATTGGCGTGCAAAACGGCCATGTGCGCCAATATTTTTTCCCGCGCCGGCGTCTCCCTGGTC from the Parvularculales bacterium genome contains:
- a CDS encoding ATP-grasp domain-containing protein, with the protein product MKTIYILETNFAGNGVECAEAAVELGYDVIFICGSIKDYPRPLWDKFGIFKEVKVLDSYDITALTGYLAEEEAAGVQIAGILAFDDFRLLPAALVNSMFSPSVGPAVKALIKCRFKNCLRKTLEKSDYALSFTTFDIDRIQHCDVTFPCVVKPVDESGSVGVTICREESDFQNAVSFIKTRRGPNGRGYTISGTIIAEDYVEGPEFSAELYFHPGLQRWKILGFTRKFSTPPPSCTEIGHIYPCPLEQEGYDSEDVFSQLVEIVSLVGLRNTVLHFEFKLVNGRVKVIEINPRVAGGGIARLIHEHTKTSLNLLYLCSNLGLEPPVGGNDGHYYSVLFFIPKRAGTVREIRFDEPENTLHADIGALPQKIMGDINGDQRLGSLIVRSGSYKKALELQSRFNERYEVVYD
- a CDS encoding pyridoxal phosphate-dependent aminotransferase encodes the protein MELINRDWHGQLLEVRRILAGRNQTGLKAYNSMFDADVLSYAHGDGVSRPHPYVIAKTMEEFLTPENGSVDDYLYLSEDRELLDMLTADFVHDGIPFEIARNIALDNGSSALICHIMEQIIKQSNVKRVCAPASFYHNFPSWAEHYGLQFDVAQTERNNDYKMTYFQFNNYLKKNGNGIILLLQNPNHGGAIYKETELAKIAKVAECYKAWIVVDSVFSGTEYELDYTPALASVAGDNYARVVTVKSTSKRFNIANARIGWCCGAKTFITELKQRIVNKNVSISKYSIDLLKYSFKHRTKPTSSLKSCLRRVDILKRFVSEFNGEQGRELIAVEHEPEAGHGVILSLDPLVEGLDMESIDVCRMALDKFKLALSPGQALGYEGCKLRIAISSIGLNLTYGKSREERAIIINYLSGTQSEDELFSFPYNEKGLRKGEIFFERSLEKRFKPFLLHLGNLK